From Hydractinia symbiolongicarpus strain clone_291-10 chromosome 11, HSymV2.1, whole genome shotgun sequence, the proteins below share one genomic window:
- the LOC130614675 gene encoding uncharacterized protein LOC130614675, whose amino-acid sequence MQVYRMNSTEEIVERVENSNFISWAQSASSITVLTLSVMFNSLGVYLLMQLKSPRHMNQIYILMSMSFSEVLLGVVSIIYVVTNLSGYERESSSQLSLYCEEIITGLTVTYYIILFMLTLDRLLACVLLLQYPRIATTKRTLLCLSGAWVIGVIVAFPFFFYSPDTFYEIRYKYIYISLDGIILAAVFITYSYIFHKTSRKHRTTSSTVQRRGKMFFVITIITATFILLLVIPDILYAYRFVIHDIGSDVEMGVIMFCWELNYLADPCVYIFLQKNVRAVLRRKIADIHRKNCLTTCCVMLQRKSNEVSLDIRDQKKNCKIVYICDN is encoded by the coding sequence ATGCAAGTATATAGGATGAACTCAACGGAAGAAATCGTAGAAAGGGTGGAGAATTCCAATTTCATATCGTGGGCACAAAGTGCTTCATCTATTACAGTCCTAACATTGTCAGTTATGTTCAACTCACTTGGTGTATATCTATTGATGCAACTGAAATCGCCACGTCACATGAACCAAATATACATCCTAATGTCAATGAGTTTTTCCGAAGTTCTACTGGGCGTTGTTTCTATAATTTACGTGGTTACTAACTTGTCAGGATATGAAAGAGAAAGCAGCTCACAACTTTCTTTATACTGTGAAGAAATTATTACTGGATTGACAGTAACCTATTACATCATTTTATTCATGCTAACACTTGATCGATTATTAGCGTGCGTACTGCTATTGCAATATCCTAGAATTGCAACGACAAAGAGGACCTTACTTTGTTTATCAGGAGCTTGGGTTATTGGTGTTATCGTGGCATTTCCATTCTTCTTTTACAGCCCGGACACATTTTATGAGATTCggtataaatatatttacatatcTCTTGACGGTATTATTCTAGCTGCAGTGTTTATTACGTATTCTTATATTTTTCACAAGACCTCAAGGAAACACCGGACCACGTCATCTACAGTTCAACGCAGAGGAAAGATGTTTTTCGTTATCACAATTATCACCGCAACTTTTATTCTACTTCTAGTTATTCCTGATATATTATATGCGTATCGGTTTGTGATCCACGACATCGGAAGTGACGTTGAAATGGGCGTTATTATGTTTTGTTGGGAACTGAATTACCTTGCCGATCCTTGTGTGTAtatatttcttcaaaaaaatgttcGTGCGGTGTTACGACGAAAAATTGCCGATATCCATCGTAAAAATTGTCTCACAACTTGTTGTGTTATGCTACAGCGAAAATCTAACGAGGTTTCACTTGACATCCgcgatcagaaaaaaaattgtaaaattgtttACATTTGCGACAATTAA
- the LOC130614457 gene encoding fibrinogen C domain-containing protein 1-B-like: MEVAFQIVVLLLIATSTTADLDDEVRTLRSEVNALEKKLDTFSNYCRMLQSDICGPCTCLDDYTLPQKYYCDCQNLQPQRDCLQHYQTGGNVDGLYLVNMNHLRLVQVYCDQTTDGGGWTVFQRRMDGTVNFYRNWREYKTGFGKLQHEFYLGNENLYYLTLQALYRSGSQLRVDMVDWNDNRIYAKYYNFHIGNDYTDYTLHVRSYSGNAGDSLTIPHDGKKFSTYDLDNDEDTRNCAKTYRGAWWFRDCFSSHLNGEYMRNHFATKNYYGIHWQSYKSDYKYSMKAVEMKVRRK, from the coding sequence ATGGAGGTTGCTTTTCAAATAGTGGTTCTTCTCCTAATCGCAACTTCAACGACAGCTGATCTTGATGACGAAGTTAGAACCCTTCGATCTGAAGTGAATGCACTAGAAAAGAAACTCGATACATTTTCCAATTACTGTCGAATGCTGCAAAGTGATATATGTGGACCGTGCACGTGCTTGGATGACTACACTCTACCACAAAAATATTACTGTGACTGCCAGAATCTGCAACCGCAAAGAGACTGCTTACAACATTACCAAACAGGAGGAAATGTGGATGGTTTGTATTTGGTGAATATGAATCATCTAAGGTTGGTACAAGTTTACTGCGATCAAACAACAGACGGAGGTGGCTGGACGGTGTTTCAACGGAGAATGGACGGCACAGTCAACTTTTATCGAAACTGGCGTGAATACAAGACCGGTTTTGGAAAGCTTCAACATGAATTTTATCTTGGTAATGAAAATCTTTACTATTTAACCCTTCAAGCTTTGTATCGTAGCGGAAGTCAACTACGTGTGGATATGGTAGACTGGAACGACAACAGGATCTACGCCAAATACTACAACTTTCATATCGGCAACGATTACACTGATTACACACTTCATGTCCGTTCGTATTCAGGAAATGCGGGCGACAGTCTAACAATACCACACGACGGCAAAAAATTTTCCACTTACGACCTGGATAATGATGAAGATACGCGTAATTGCGCCAAAACTTATCGAGGAGCGTGGTGGTTTCGCGACTGCTTCAGTTCTCATTTAAATGGCGAATACATGCGAAATCATTTCGCCACGAAGAATTATTATGGGATACATTGGCAATCTTATAAGTCAGACTACAAGTACTCTATGAAGGCTGTAGAAATGAAAGTAAGGAGAAAATAA
- the LOC130613495 gene encoding zinc finger MYM-type protein 1-like, producing MNQNKLTKYFKNSKDDTNKTTTNQTSINVHNVNEKKYGTRERSFQAHWTKDFPWLHYAENAHAVVCFYCHTQEKRGNLKDQTNKDTAFTSKGFSNWKNALDSFRGHQSSSCHKTASSYHLVLPHCADVGELMDNILTDQRQVERKYLLDVIRCLRYLGRQGIALQGDDNNDNFTQLLFLLGSRDSSVMDHINGKIGHKYNHHDVQNELLNLMASQVLRKKLDTVRERRFYSKMADEGTDVSNAEQLSFCVRSANDDLNVNEDFLGFYKVGNTRSATIAKAIKDILLRCSLNLSDCRGQTYDGASNMMGKRSGVSAIIKEEQPKAIATHCQGHSLSLAVKSMTKECQIPRDTMGTAGEICVLVKYSPKRENMLGKLTANVEGTLGTDKHAGKLDKLSTTRWTIRANCFKKIIENYEPLMALWNKSLNEKLDAETKLRINGCKKEMESFSFYFGLNLGRKLYAHTDNLSITLQKEKMSAISGKELAELTNKTMQGMRNERDFDIFYETVTKSASSMDFVSSTTAPRKRKRPKYDILEFVEGNPSSTGEAYYPAHAHYKAIYFEAIDVIVSAIKERFEQPAFKVFTEVEQLLLKSISKTPAEEEMKTVNASFCDDFDDQSLLCELKLLPTIFRESSPVNFSDVVDVVQSLSTEKRKLIKNVVIIIRLVLTMGAISATPER from the exons ATGAATCAAAATAAGTTgacaaagtattttaaaaattctaaagATGATACTAACAAAACTACTACAAATCAAACATCCATCAACGTACATAATGTAAACGAA AAAAAATATGGCACCAGAGAACGAAGCTTCCAAGCACATTGGACTAAAGATTTTCCTTGGTTACACTATGCTGAAAA cgCACATGCTGTGGTGTGTTTCTATTGCCATACGCAAGAAAAGCGTGGAAACTTGAAGGATCAAACAAACAAGGACACAGCCTTCACCTCAAAAGGATTTTCAAATTGGAAGAATGCTCTTGATAGTTTCCGAGGTCATCAAAGCTCATCATGCCACAAAACCGCTTCCTCGTACCACTTGGTTCTACCACACTGTGCAGACGTTGGCGAGTTGATGGACAACATTCTCACCGACCAGAGACAGGTTGAACGAAAGTACCTCCTTGATGTCATTAGATGTTTACGCTACCTTGGCCGACAAGGCATTGCTCTTCAAGGAGACGATAACAATGACAACTTCACCCAACTTCTTTTTCTCCTCGGAAGTAGAGATTCAAGCGTAATGGATCATATCAATGGAAAAATTGGACATAAGTACAATCACCATGATGTGCAAAATGAACTCTTGAATTTGATGGCTTCTCAAGTATTGCGGAAAAAGTTAGATACCGTTCGAGAGCGCAGGTTTTATTCTAAGATGGCAGATGAAGGCACTGATGTAAGTAATGCCGAACAACTTTCGTTTTGTGTACGATCAGCGAATGACGATTTAAATGTGAATGAAGATTTCTTGGGCTTTTATAAAGTTGGCAATACTCGAAGCGCAACTATCGCCAAGGCCATCAAAGATATTTTGCTGAGGTGCTCATTGAACCTATCTGATTGTCGAGGCCAAACCTATGACGGGGCAAGCAACATGATGGGAAAACGTTCAGGTGTTTCTGCCATTATCAAAGAGGAGCAGCCAAAAGCCATCGCGACCCATTGCCAAGGACATTCCTTAAGCCTTGCTGTCAAATCGATGACTAAAGAGTGTCAGATCCCCCGAGATACAATGGGAACTGCCGGTGAAATTTGTGTTTTAGTGAAGTATTCACCGAAACGGGAGAACATGCTGGGTAAGCTGACTGCAAATGTTGAAGGAACCCTAGGAACTGATAAACATGCAGGAAAGCTGGATAAGCTGAGTACAACAAGGTGGACAATTCGGGCGAACTGTTTCAAGAAGATCATCGAAAACTACGAACCACTGATGGCGTTGTGGAACAAGAGTTTAAATGAGAAGCTAGACGCTGAAACGAAGTTGAGGATTAATGGGTGTAAAAAGGAGATGGAGTCATTTTCATTCTATTTTGGTCTGAATCTAGGACGCAAGCTTTATGCTCACACAGATAATCTGTCCATAACActtcagaaagaaaaaatgtcaGCAATCAGCGGTAAAGAATTGGCTGAACTTACGAACAAGACGATGCAAGGCATGAGAAACGAGAGAGACTTTGATATATTCTACGAGACAGTCACGAAGTCAGCAAGTTCGATGGATTTCGTTTCTTCGACAACAGCGCCAAGAAAACGCAAAAGACCAAAGTACGACATCTTGGAATTTGTGGAAGGAAATCCAAGCAGCACTGGAGAAGCCTACTATCCTGCTCATGCCCACTATAAGGCCATCTATTTCGAAGCAATTGACGTAATTGTCAGCGCCATCAAAGAGAGGTTTGAGCAACCTGCCTTCAAAGTATTTACAGAAGTGGAACAACTGTTGTTGAAGTCAATAAGTAAAACGCCAGCCGAAGAAGAAATGAAGACCGTTAATGCAAGTTTCTGTGATGACTTTGACGATCAATCGTTGTTGTGTGAATTGAAGTTGCTACCAACTATCTTTCGTGAATCCAGTCCTGTCAACTTCAGCGATGTTGTAGATGTTGTACAGTCGTTATCAaccgaaaaacgaaaattgataaaaaatgtcgTCATCATCATACGATTGGTTTTAACAATGGGAGCTATATCCGCTACTCCGGAACGATGA